The following are from one region of the Hyphomicrobiales bacterium genome:
- a CDS encoding EAL domain-containing protein has protein sequence MVTTTSDASGRSLHPLAKQQLQDATEAHGQVDVNRLLTAVSACYEASASLALDVLEHNQPSPAADPEDGLPFKFLDGMTDGLVLVDADGRVRFINCTACGMLGVELKRPRHLLFGKSLGACLETLEPGDDSISDGALKKFIADPTCEPDDITFSAKIPGRGGIMLDVRRTDDSGWMLLLRESGNIGEQGRMLRIAEEEYRSLFNNAVIGIYRSSFDGKQLRANPTLVQLNGYESEEEMLPAVNNIAAEWYVDPTRRDAFQRELTENGRVTDFVSEIYRHKTRERIWISENAWIVYDPNGNPLFYEGTVVDATERIAAEEEINHLAHHDHLTELPNRFMLLKKLREALLRPHTAASVAVHCLDLDHFKDVNDTLGHEAGDRLLVAVGKRLRASIKADDVLARLGGDEFTILQYNVRRATDVAALASRVVATLNEPFMIGENQVRVGVSVGVATYQGQEPAGMLRDADVALYEAKKSGRQTFAIYTSAMGDALQERRALEDDLRDAIEKGTFELHLQPVVDGDTGAPVVYEALLRWDHPTRGKVSPSRFVPLAEESSLMVGLGDWVLNKTVEAAAHLPAGLRIAMNLSPLQLRDQGFVERVRQAMDRFAIDPDQLELEITETVIMSDDQRTLDALNALRDMGLRLALDDFGTGHASLSYLQRFRFDKIKIDQSFVQRMVDDPISAAVVRAVTSLGCDLGAAVVAEGVETTAQRDALKREGCNLFQGYLFGRPTRWDQVLLPSALR, from the coding sequence ATGGTGACTACCACATCCGACGCGTCCGGCCGTTCGCTGCACCCGCTGGCGAAACAGCAATTGCAGGATGCGACTGAAGCGCACGGCCAGGTGGATGTGAACCGTCTGCTCACCGCCGTCAGCGCCTGTTATGAGGCGAGCGCATCTTTGGCGCTCGACGTGCTAGAGCACAATCAGCCATCGCCCGCGGCCGACCCGGAAGATGGACTACCCTTCAAGTTCCTTGATGGAATGACCGACGGCTTGGTCCTGGTCGACGCAGACGGCCGCGTTCGCTTCATCAACTGCACCGCGTGCGGCATGCTCGGCGTCGAACTCAAGCGGCCTCGACATCTGCTCTTTGGCAAGTCGCTTGGTGCGTGCTTGGAAACTTTGGAACCGGGCGATGACTCCATCAGCGATGGTGCGCTCAAGAAATTCATTGCCGACCCGACTTGCGAACCGGACGATATTACCTTCTCGGCCAAAATCCCCGGTCGCGGCGGGATCATGCTCGACGTGCGGCGCACTGACGATAGCGGTTGGATGCTGCTCCTGCGCGAGAGCGGCAACATCGGTGAACAGGGACGCATGCTGCGGATCGCCGAAGAGGAATATCGCAGCCTTTTCAACAATGCGGTTATCGGCATTTACCGTTCGAGTTTCGACGGCAAGCAGTTGCGCGCCAATCCGACTCTCGTGCAGCTCAATGGGTACGAAAGCGAAGAGGAAATGTTGCCGGCGGTGAACAACATTGCCGCTGAATGGTATGTCGATCCGACACGGCGCGATGCCTTTCAACGCGAGCTGACGGAGAATGGTCGCGTCACCGATTTTGTGTCCGAAATTTATCGCCACAAAACCCGTGAACGCATCTGGATCTCCGAGAACGCCTGGATCGTCTACGATCCCAATGGCAATCCCCTCTTCTACGAGGGCACCGTGGTCGACGCGACCGAACGGATCGCGGCCGAGGAAGAGATCAACCATCTCGCCCACCATGACCATCTGACCGAACTGCCGAACCGCTTCATGCTCTTGAAAAAGCTGCGCGAAGCGCTGCTTCGGCCGCACACGGCGGCCAGCGTCGCCGTGCATTGCCTCGATCTCGATCACTTCAAGGACGTCAATGACACGCTCGGCCACGAGGCTGGCGATCGGTTGTTGGTCGCTGTCGGCAAACGGCTACGCGCATCGATCAAGGCCGACGATGTCTTGGCGCGGCTTGGCGGCGATGAGTTCACGATCCTGCAGTACAATGTGCGCCGGGCGACTGACGTTGCGGCGCTGGCCAGCCGCGTGGTCGCAACACTGAACGAGCCCTTCATGATCGGCGAAAACCAGGTGCGCGTTGGTGTCAGCGTCGGCGTTGCCACCTACCAGGGCCAGGAGCCGGCTGGCATGCTGCGCGATGCCGATGTCGCGCTGTATGAAGCCAAGAAAAGCGGTCGGCAGACCTTTGCGATTTACACCAGCGCTATGGGCGACGCGCTCCAGGAGCGGCGTGCGCTTGAAGACGATCTTCGCGATGCCATCGAAAAAGGCACCTTTGAGTTGCATTTGCAGCCGGTCGTCGATGGCGACACCGGAGCGCCGGTCGTCTATGAGGCTTTGCTGCGCTGGGACCATCCAACGCGCGGCAAAGTTTCGCCCTCTCGCTTCGTACCCCTGGCCGAGGAAAGCAGCCTGATGGTTGGGCTCGGCGATTGGGTCTTGAACAAGACTGTGGAGGCCGCTGCGCATTTGCCGGCTGGTCTGCGCATCGCGATGAACCTGTCGCCGCTGCAATTGCGCGACCAAGGGTTCGTTGAACGCGTGCGCCAAGCCATGGATCGCTTTGCGATTGACCCCGACCAATTGGAGTTGGAGATCACCGAAACCGTGATCATGTCCGACGACCAACGCACGCTCGATGCGCTCAACGCGTTGCGCGATATGGGTCTTCGTCTGGCGCTTGATGATTTTGGCACCGGGCACGCCAGTCTGAGCTATTTGCAACGGTTCCGCTTCGACAAGATCAAGATCGATCAGTCGTTCGTCCAGCGCATGGTGGATGATCCAATCAGCGCCGCGGTTGTGCGCGCGGTGACGTCGCTGGGCTGTGATCTTGGTGCGGCAGTCGTTGCCGAAGGCGTTGAGACCACCGCGCAGCGCGATGCCCTCAAGCGGGAAGGCTGCAACCTCTTCCAAGGCTATTTGTTCGGTCGCCCCACCCGTTGGGATCAAGTTCTTCTGCCCAGCGCTCTCCGCTAG
- a CDS encoding sugar ABC transporter ATP-binding protein → METPLVEMRDMSISFGGIKAVDHVTVDLFPGEVVGLLGHNGAGKSTLIKMLSGAYQPDGGDIFINGEKVSITNPRDARSHNIETIYQTLALADNLDAASNLFLGREIVSPLGLVDDAAMEAETREIMGRLNPNFQKFSAPVSALSGGQRQSVAIARAVYFNARILIMDEPTAALGPHETQMVSELIQQLKSEGIGIFLIDHDVHQVMELCDRASVMKNGKLVGTVNVADVTDDDLLGMIILGKHPHETAAA, encoded by the coding sequence ATGGAAACGCCGCTTGTAGAAATGCGCGACATGTCGATCTCCTTCGGGGGAATTAAGGCCGTCGATCACGTCACCGTTGATCTGTTTCCCGGCGAGGTTGTTGGTCTACTCGGTCACAATGGCGCTGGCAAATCGACGCTCATCAAGATGCTGTCAGGTGCCTATCAGCCCGATGGCGGTGACATCTTCATCAATGGCGAGAAGGTCTCGATCACCAACCCGCGCGATGCCCGCTCCCATAATATCGAGACGATCTATCAGACGCTTGCCCTCGCCGATAATCTCGATGCGGCATCCAACCTCTTCCTGGGTCGCGAGATCGTATCACCGCTTGGCTTGGTGGACGATGCCGCAATGGAAGCGGAAACCCGCGAGATCATGGGTCGGCTCAACCCGAATTTCCAAAAATTCTCGGCGCCGGTGTCTGCTCTCTCAGGTGGTCAGCGTCAGTCCGTGGCCATCGCCAGGGCGGTCTATTTCAACGCCCGCATCTTGATCATGGATGAGCCCACCGCCGCGCTTGGGCCGCATGAAACGCAGATGGTCTCCGAACTTATCCAACAGCTCAAGTCAGAAGGCATTGGTATCTTCCTCATCGACCATGACGTGCATCAGGTGATGGAGCTGTGCGACCGCGCCAGCGTGATGAAGAATGGCAAACTGGTCGGCACGGTGAATGTCGCGGACGTCACCGATGATGATCTGCTGGGCATGATCATTCTTGGCAAACACCCGCACGAAACGGCGGCGGCTTGA